In a single window of the Nocardioides sp. L-11A genome:
- a CDS encoding nitrilase-related carbon-nitrogen hydrolase: protein MRLISRVDDLPPSPARTRPSGRPALRVALVQHRWDPDPARLRSRLHDAIGQAAGAGAAVVFLPELTLQRYPAFVRGGPEAAEHAEALTDGPTATFAREAARRFDLFVHASLYERADDGGALGYNTAILVDPSGAIVGRTRKLHIPVTDGYYEDTYFRPGPADDPHPVYEIPRLGGCRIGLPTCWDEWFPELARAYSLAGAEILAYPTAIGSEPEHPDFDTRPLWQQVIVGNGISAGTFMVVPNRTGTEGDLTFYGSSFISDPYGRVLVQAPRDEEAVLVTDLDLDQRRDWLALFPFLTTRRPDTYAALVEPVDRGRPFGATAR from the coding sequence GTGCGACTGATCAGCCGGGTCGACGACCTGCCCCCGTCGCCGGCCCGCACGCGACCGAGCGGACGGCCGGCGCTGCGGGTCGCCCTTGTCCAGCACCGGTGGGACCCCGACCCCGCCCGGCTGCGCTCGCGGCTGCACGACGCCATCGGACAAGCGGCCGGGGCGGGCGCGGCTGTGGTGTTCCTGCCCGAGCTCACTCTGCAGCGATACCCGGCCTTCGTTCGCGGTGGCCCCGAGGCGGCCGAGCACGCCGAGGCCCTGACGGACGGGCCCACCGCGACGTTCGCCCGAGAGGCGGCCCGGAGGTTCGACCTCTTCGTCCACGCCTCGCTCTACGAGCGAGCGGACGACGGCGGCGCGCTGGGCTACAACACGGCGATCCTCGTCGACCCCTCCGGAGCGATCGTCGGACGCACCCGCAAGCTCCACATCCCGGTCACCGACGGCTACTACGAGGACACCTACTTCCGCCCCGGCCCGGCCGACGACCCGCATCCGGTCTACGAGATCCCCCGGCTGGGCGGCTGCCGCATCGGTCTGCCGACCTGCTGGGACGAGTGGTTCCCCGAGCTGGCCCGCGCCTATTCGCTCGCCGGAGCCGAGATCCTCGCCTACCCGACGGCGATCGGATCCGAGCCGGAGCACCCCGACTTCGACACCCGGCCCCTCTGGCAGCAGGTCATCGTCGGCAACGGGATCTCCGCGGGCACGTTCATGGTCGTCCCCAACCGGACCGGAACCGAGGGCGATCTCACGTTCTACGGCTCCTCGTTCATCTCCGACCCGTACGGCCGCGTGCTGGTCCAGGCCCCCCGCGACGAGGAGGCGGTGCTCGTGACCGACCTCGATCTCGACCAGCGGCGCGACTGGCTGGCGCTCTTCCCGTTCCTCACCACGCGACGTCCGGACACCTACGCCGCGCTGGTGGAGCCGGTGGACCGCGGCCGCCCGTTCGGAGCCACCGCCCGATGA
- a CDS encoding glycosyltransferase 87 family protein has translation MGHVHPTRDDAVVTALSEVVGGPMGERARPHRWWTPTRVLLLLTAIVFAAGLIQKAPCSLAQGRDQNWVYSHMCYTDLRPLYVPRGLVENAWPYSDDEQVRARYEVMEYPVGIAYWAWGTAWVTHWLNGSPDLDQRERTPVDLLYGDGEVDDEQTIFLLVNAVGFGALALLATWLLAGVHRTRPWDAAAFALSPTLLLTGLINWDLLAVALVAGALWAWSRDRPVLTGVLIGLGTAAKLYPLFLLGGLLVICLRRRQIGRFAIAAVWAAAAWAAANAPAYLTGPEQWKVFWSFNSERTADLGSLWMLIDQAGDVGFSAHTINLWSWILFGAWCVAVFAIGMTAGRRGPVAVVPRLAQLGYLIVVGFLLVNKVYSPQYVLWLLPLAVLARPRWRDQIVWQASEVFYFCTVWWYLGGYLAPAGGGDAGFYWVGIVVRVLGELYLAAVIVRDLYRPDHDPVALERVDPQPSTRIRSKVVAV, from the coding sequence GTGGGTCACGTCCATCCCACCCGCGACGACGCCGTCGTCACGGCCCTGAGCGAGGTCGTGGGCGGGCCGATGGGCGAGCGCGCGCGGCCGCACCGGTGGTGGACGCCCACCCGGGTGCTGCTCCTGCTCACCGCGATCGTGTTCGCGGCGGGCCTGATACAGAAGGCGCCCTGCTCGCTGGCGCAGGGACGGGACCAGAACTGGGTCTACTCCCACATGTGCTACACCGACCTGCGGCCGCTGTACGTGCCCCGGGGTCTGGTGGAGAACGCCTGGCCGTACTCCGACGACGAGCAGGTCCGGGCCCGCTACGAGGTGATGGAGTACCCCGTCGGCATCGCCTACTGGGCCTGGGGCACGGCCTGGGTCACCCACTGGCTCAACGGCTCACCGGACCTCGACCAGCGCGAGCGCACCCCCGTCGACCTGCTGTACGGCGACGGGGAGGTCGATGACGAGCAGACCATCTTCCTGCTGGTCAACGCCGTCGGGTTCGGGGCGCTGGCGCTGCTCGCCACCTGGCTGCTCGCGGGGGTCCATCGCACCCGGCCCTGGGACGCGGCGGCGTTCGCCCTGTCGCCGACCCTGCTGCTCACCGGCCTGATCAACTGGGACCTGCTCGCCGTCGCCCTCGTGGCGGGCGCGCTGTGGGCGTGGTCGCGCGACCGGCCGGTGCTCACCGGCGTCCTGATCGGGCTGGGGACGGCGGCGAAGCTCTACCCGCTGTTCCTGCTGGGCGGGCTGCTGGTGATCTGCCTGCGGCGCCGGCAGATCGGCCGGTTCGCGATCGCGGCCGTGTGGGCAGCGGCGGCCTGGGCGGCGGCCAACGCGCCGGCGTACCTGACCGGTCCGGAGCAGTGGAAGGTCTTCTGGTCCTTCAACTCCGAGCGCACCGCCGACCTCGGGTCGCTGTGGATGCTGATCGACCAGGCCGGCGACGTCGGGTTCTCGGCGCACACGATCAACCTGTGGTCCTGGATCCTCTTCGGGGCCTGGTGCGTCGCCGTGTTCGCGATCGGGATGACCGCCGGGCGCCGCGGGCCGGTCGCGGTGGTCCCCCGTCTCGCGCAGCTGGGCTACCTGATCGTGGTCGGCTTCCTGCTGGTCAACAAGGTCTACTCGCCGCAGTACGTCCTGTGGCTGCTCCCCCTCGCCGTCCTGGCCCGGCCGCGCTGGCGCGACCAGATCGTGTGGCAGGCCAGCGAGGTCTTCTACTTCTGCACCGTGTGGTGGTACCTCGGCGGCTATCTCGCCCCCGCAGGCGGCGGGGACGCCGGGTTCTACTGGGTCGGCATCGTGGTGCGGGTGCTCGGCGAGCTCTATCTCGCCGCGGTGATCGTGCGCGACCTCTACCGGCCCGACCACGACCCGGTCGCGCTCGAACGGGTCGACCCTCAGCCCTCGACCAGGATCCGGTCGAAGGTCGTGGCGGTGTAG
- a CDS encoding alanine racemase: MSLTLTVDGPRWRAHLEAIADAHPGLVPVAKGNGYGFTLGRLARKAQWLAERGHDVRTLAVGTYDELPEVVQRWHGDLLVLTPWRPWVTHPEPAVAKRLIHTVSRLADLRDLLHRDPSARIVLERMTSMRRHGMAARELWEAGDLLRKHPGARVEGLALHLPLGQGTHLGEVTRLVNDFVGAEIPTRGTPQVWVSHLTDAELATLRGRYGDFAVRPRIGTGLWLGDRGALRVTATVLDVHPVERGEAFGYRGRTAPKSGHVLVVSGGTAHGIGLEAPTGEQSIKARAATLARGGLDAVGFVRSPYSIDAKLRLFAEPPHMQASMLFLPHGARVPEVGEEVDVRVRYTATTFDRILVEG; this comes from the coding sequence GTGAGCCTCACTCTCACCGTCGACGGTCCGCGCTGGCGCGCCCACCTCGAGGCGATCGCCGACGCGCACCCCGGGCTGGTCCCAGTCGCGAAGGGCAACGGCTACGGGTTCACCCTCGGCCGACTGGCCCGCAAGGCACAGTGGCTCGCCGAGCGCGGCCACGACGTGCGCACGCTCGCCGTCGGCACCTACGACGAGCTGCCGGAGGTCGTCCAGCGCTGGCACGGCGACCTGCTCGTGCTCACCCCGTGGCGGCCCTGGGTGACGCACCCCGAGCCGGCCGTCGCGAAGCGCCTGATCCACACCGTGAGCCGGCTGGCCGACCTGCGCGACCTGCTCCACCGCGATCCGTCGGCCCGGATCGTGCTCGAGCGGATGACGTCGATGCGCCGCCACGGCATGGCCGCGCGCGAGCTGTGGGAGGCGGGCGACCTGCTGCGCAAGCACCCCGGCGCCCGGGTCGAGGGCCTCGCCCTGCACCTGCCGCTCGGCCAGGGCACCCACCTGGGTGAGGTCACCCGGCTGGTCAACGACTTCGTCGGCGCCGAGATCCCCACCCGCGGTACGCCGCAGGTGTGGGTCAGCCACCTGACCGACGCCGAGCTGGCCACCCTGCGCGGCCGGTACGGCGACTTCGCGGTCCGCCCGCGGATCGGCACCGGCCTGTGGCTCGGTGACCGCGGCGCGCTGCGGGTGACGGCGACCGTGCTCGACGTGCACCCGGTCGAGCGGGGCGAGGCGTTCGGCTACCGCGGCCGCACGGCCCCGAAGTCCGGCCACGTACTCGTCGTCAGCGGCGGCACCGCCCACGGCATCGGGCTGGAGGCGCCCACCGGCGAGCAGTCGATCAAGGCCCGCGCGGCGACGCTGGCCCGCGGCGGCCTCGACGCGGTGGGATTCGTGCGCTCGCCGTACTCCATCGACGCCAAGCTGCGCCTCTTCGCCGAGCCGCCGCACATGCAGGCATCGATGCTCTTCCTGCCGCACGGCGCGCGGGTGCCGGAGGTGGGCGAGGAGGTCGACGTCCGGGTCCGCTACACCGCCACGACCTTCGACCGGATCCTGGTCGAGGGCTGA
- a CDS encoding GntR family transcriptional regulator, with product MPRQTAKTPAARVVKPRLADQAYERLVELVVSDLPAGSRLSEAELSTTLGMSKTPVREALLRLESEGLVSPIPHVGYLIPHLSYSELREALEVREAIEGYLAMLAADRIDDVELSELRAVFTQTEAGLGQDQVADIDAMKRFNALLHGAILQAAGNAKMEQILATVRNQVNRGIKELIGNDQRRYKLSFDEHGVILEALEARDPARAERAMREHVESVNVHILRRFR from the coding sequence ATGCCGAGACAGACCGCCAAGACGCCCGCCGCCCGAGTCGTCAAGCCGCGGTTGGCCGACCAGGCCTACGAGCGTCTCGTGGAGCTGGTCGTGTCCGACCTGCCCGCCGGTTCGCGGCTGTCGGAGGCCGAGCTGTCCACCACGCTCGGCATGTCCAAGACGCCGGTGCGCGAGGCTCTGCTCCGTCTCGAGTCCGAGGGCCTCGTGTCGCCGATCCCCCATGTCGGATACCTGATCCCCCATCTGTCGTACTCGGAACTGCGGGAGGCGCTCGAGGTACGCGAGGCGATCGAGGGGTATCTCGCCATGTTGGCGGCGGACCGGATCGACGACGTGGAGCTCAGCGAGCTGCGCGCGGTCTTCACGCAGACCGAGGCCGGCCTCGGGCAGGATCAGGTCGCCGACATCGACGCGATGAAGCGGTTCAACGCCCTGCTTCACGGAGCGATCCTGCAGGCCGCCGGCAACGCCAAGATGGAGCAGATCCTGGCCACCGTCCGCAACCAGGTCAACCGGGGCATCAAGGAGCTCATCGGCAACGATCAGCGGCGCTACAAGCTGTCCTTCGACGAGCACGGCGTCATCCTCGAAGCGCTCGAGGCACGCGACCCGGCACGCGCGGAACGGGCCATGCGCGAGCACGTGGAGTCGGTCAACGTGCACATCCTGCGTCGGTTCCGCTGA
- a CDS encoding peptidoglycan bridge formation glycyltransferase FemA/FemB family protein → MPSVRPITPTEHRAYLSSRPSASFLQTPGWARVKSEWRSESLGWFDDAGTQVGVALVLYRKLPKLNRSLAYLPEGPVIDWGSDDLRDWLAPMVAHLRKQGAFAVRIGPPVVTRRWTTAQVKEGIADPAVRLLGEIPPAERTPAGARVVAQLHELGWRHQGVEGGFAAGQPQFVFQIPLRHPDGSQRTEDEVLKGMNQLWRRNIKKAAKEGVEITRGTREDLRAFHELYVHTAERDHFTPRPLGYFETMYDALSADAATPGERFTLWLARHQGDLVASTIAIRVGEHAWYSYGASSTEKREVRGSNAIQWAMISDAIAHGAAVYDLRGITETLDADDSHVGLIQFKVGTGGEAVEYAGEWDLPINRPLYKAFQLYLQRRG, encoded by the coding sequence ATGCCCAGCGTGCGCCCGATCACCCCGACCGAGCACCGCGCGTACCTCTCCTCCCGGCCCTCGGCCAGTTTCCTGCAGACCCCCGGCTGGGCGCGGGTGAAGAGCGAGTGGCGCAGCGAGTCGCTCGGCTGGTTCGACGACGCCGGGACCCAGGTGGGGGTCGCGCTGGTGCTCTACCGGAAACTCCCGAAGCTCAACCGCTCCCTCGCCTATCTGCCCGAGGGACCGGTGATCGACTGGGGCAGCGACGACCTGCGCGACTGGCTGGCTCCGATGGTCGCCCACCTGAGGAAGCAGGGGGCGTTCGCGGTCCGGATCGGGCCGCCGGTGGTCACCCGCCGCTGGACGACGGCGCAGGTCAAGGAGGGCATCGCCGACCCGGCGGTTCGCCTCCTCGGCGAGATCCCGCCGGCCGAGCGCACGCCTGCGGGCGCTCGGGTGGTCGCCCAGCTCCACGAGCTCGGCTGGCGCCACCAGGGCGTCGAGGGCGGGTTCGCGGCCGGGCAGCCGCAGTTCGTCTTCCAGATCCCGCTGCGCCACCCCGACGGCAGCCAGCGCACCGAGGACGAGGTCCTCAAGGGCATGAACCAGCTCTGGCGGCGCAACATCAAGAAGGCCGCCAAGGAGGGCGTCGAGATCACCCGCGGCACCCGCGAGGACCTGCGGGCCTTCCACGAGCTCTACGTCCACACCGCCGAGCGCGACCACTTCACGCCGCGCCCGCTGGGCTACTTCGAGACGATGTACGACGCCCTGTCGGCCGACGCCGCGACGCCCGGCGAGCGGTTCACCCTCTGGCTGGCCCGGCACCAGGGCGACCTGGTCGCCTCGACGATCGCGATCCGGGTCGGCGAGCACGCCTGGTACTCCTACGGCGCCTCGTCCACCGAGAAGCGCGAGGTCCGCGGCTCCAACGCGATCCAGTGGGCGATGATCAGCGACGCGATCGCCCACGGCGCGGCGGTCTACGACCTGCGCGGGATCACCGAGACCCTCGACGCCGACGACTCCCACGTCGGGCTGATCCAGTTCAAGGTCGGCACCGGCGGCGAGGCCGTCGAGTACGCCGGCGAGTGGGACCTCCCGATCAACCGGCCGTTGTACAAGGCGTTCCAGCTCTACCTGCAGCGGAGGGGGTGA